TAGGTAGGTGGAAATAGTAGGTGAGTAAATGGAGTTAGCCTTCCAGTCTCCAGCCTCCCTGAGAAGGAAGCTTCCTGGGTATGAGTTGCTGCTTTAGGGGTAAAGGCAGTAGCAGGAAGAACTGTTAGGACCTAGAAGTTTAGGGTCAAATTGGGCTGATGCTAGGGGTGATAGGAAAGACAGGTCTGATCCTAGTAGTATTGTTGCTAACTTCCTACCTTTTGGTACCCAAGGGTACCGGGACCTAAAAGGTCAGAGGGTAGGGGTAAGGTGAGAGCTAGAAGAAGAAGGAGCTCTCTTGTTCACAAATGAATGGTAAGGAGCCAGGCCTGCTGTGGCCTGTTTTAGGCTGTATGCAGAGGGCCTGTCTAAATCTCTATTGCTGTGCGCAGGATGAGGGAGGTGTGGATTCAGATTTGCCAGCTTCTCTGGGCCAGGGTGGGGACATCCTGGAAGCTGGTCCTTGAGGGACCCTTCGTCTCACTTACCCAGGAGTTGGCAGTGACCTGACTCACCTCTTTACCTGTGTGTGCCTGGGTTGGTCTTAACACCTCCACTCAGGATGTCTGGCCAGCTAACACACTGTGGTGTCTGTTCTCTAACTCTGCCCTTTCCTACTCCTCATGCAGCGGGGACTGAAGCCTAAGAAGGTGGTGTGTTTACTATTTGTGCCTGGGTGGGTGAGGGCTATGAGCCCCTCCCCAGCTGTCCTGCATGTCCTTGGGCTGCTGCATGCAtgtttgtgtgaccttggggctGGGATGGCCAGAGGAAATGGTGGCCTTGGCTTTCAGGGTTCCTTTGAGGGATGCAGGGACATCAGGCTCAGTGTCCAGGCTCAGGTGGCACTCATTAGAGATTACCCCTACACCTCCTTGTCCCCCTCCCTGCTACCTTAGGATTCGGAGTCACAGACTCCAAACCCTTGACTATAAATGTAAAGCAGCAGCATGGAGTTGGGCACTTGCTGAGTTATATTGAGTTTTCAGTCTGAGTTTTGAGGGCGGTGGGAGGAAACACTGGGAGGTTGAGAGTGGAGAAAATGCCAAATGAGAAGAttgggtgggaggcaggaggccagggagCGGAGCATGGGAACAACAGTCCTGAGTTGGAAAGCCTGAGAATCTGTGTGCCTGACTCTGGGCGGGCGCTGCCATGGATACCCACTCTCACTCTGCTCCATCAGTCTTTCCAcctgcctcttcctgcctctggtGTTGTGCTCGAGGCCCACCTCCCACCCTTTGCAGCCTTCCATCAGCCATCATGGAGTGGGGCTCAACTGTGCCACCCCCAGACTCTTAAACTCTTAAGTCACTGCCATGACCACTTCCTCACACCAGCCCCTGCCTTGGGCCTGTGCCCAAGCTATCTCTGACCTGCATGTGAGTGTCTGACCTGTATGTACTGTGCCGTCTGTGTGGTTCTGTGATTTCCTTGTGGCTGGTTGTCTCAGGCCCTTCTGACCTGCATGGAAAGCTACTGGATTGGGGCAGTGGGTGGGCAGAGGAAAACATCTGGTTGTTGGGTCCTCACTTTGGAGTCTTGTCATGGAAGAGACCACATTCTGGTACTTGCTTTGAGGTcctggctggggtgggagtgggaatcaaagaaggaaaacaatgctTGAAGGGATGCTGAACCCATTACAAGGGTATAGAAACTTGGTTTCTTTCCTCGATTATTGTCTCCTGGTTGGGGCACCCATCTTGCCTCAGGCCCCTGAATAGAGAAGAGCATGGACCTGCAGTCTGATCTCCATGGAGGAGTTCCTGCCACAGGCTGACCTGACCTTGAGTTGGGCCTGAGTTACGTCCAAATGCTGGGGTTTTGGCAACTGCCTGGGGAGATGTGGCAAAGCCCCGCCCAGGCGGCCTGGGTTGGGATACAGGGCCTCCTTTGCTCCTGGTGCAAAGTGCCAGTCAAGTAGTCAAATCCCCAGCCAGGTCTTCCTCTCCTAGTGGTTCTCTCACAGCAGCCCAGGGCCCTGAACTCACCCTGTGGGGGAACAGGGAGCTAAAAccagaacaacaaaaaagaaggaactttGACGGGGGCCGGGCAGAAGAGAACCCAGATGTCCCTGCAGGGTGCCCAGTCTCTTCTGGAAGGTCTTTAGAGACAGGCTTTAACCTGCCTGCAACCAGGGGAGGTTTGGGAGAGGAGCCAAACACTGTCATTAGAGCTGCTGCTGAATGTTTCCCAGGGTTTCTTTGTGTGCCCCTCAGAGCGGATGGTGTCACAGGAAGTGtgttctgagtgtgtgtgtgtgtgtgtgtgtgtgtgtgtgtgtgtgtgcgcctgATAGAGACCAGCTGTAAGGGCGTTGTCCCTCTATATAAGAGACAAGTGGAGTTGATGGGGCTGTGGCAGAGGGGATGTATGAGAGGCTGGAGCAGTGTGGCTCCATGGCCCTGCCCAGTCATGCCCTGGACCCAGAGAGTACCATTTCTGGGGTGGCCCCAGCCCAGTTTCTAGGAGCAGACCCTTGGGGATGGTGGGCGAagggatggaagggaagggaggagtcaGACCTGTTctatagaggaagaagcagggcgGGTTCTGCGTAGGACTTTGTCCAGTcatgtggaggaggaggagccagcagAGCCTGGCAGTTGCTAGGTGACCGAGGAGCAGTGGCTCCACCCCCAAGGATCAGAGGAGGGTGGGTGCATGACGTCAGGTGGAGCTGGTGCTGCGGCCACTGAGGCTGCCATCAGCCTTAGCTGGTGAACTGGGCCGGGCGCCTCTCCGGTGCCTGCCGGAGCCTGGCTGTCCCACTGCGCACCTGCAGGGCCTTCTGCGTCTGAGCTGCAGCCATTTGCGGGCGGGAAGCCTGCCGACCGGGAAGCTGAGGCTGCGTTGTTGGGATTTGATGCACTAATCTCCTGTCTCCGCCGCCTTTCCCTCTGTTCggtctctttccctccctcccttcgtCTGTCCATCCTCTGTGTGTTTGTCcatcctcctctgtccctccttctttcctctcctggctttctttgattttctgcaaTGATGAGACAGGCACCGACAGCCCGAAAGGTACTCTTGCTTGCTCTGGTCCTGCTGCCGGGTTGCCAGGGCGATGGTGGCAGcaggctgctggggtgggggtgggggctgattGACTTCATCTGTCTACCtggttgggggaggagggtggagatgaaggtagggggcagggagaggtgtGTGTCACTGTCATGCCCCACACCCTGGGCATTtgctccctgctctgggctctgACTGAGTATATGTTCTGAGCCTTGTACCCAGTGGCCCCACCGTCTTGGGCTTCAGGCAGCTTTTGCTGCAAACTGACTCCGGGAGTTTCCTGTGAGAGGATGGGGGAAAGCAGGTCCCAGTGTCTTCATGCCTCTACTAGGCCTACCTCACCCTTACCCTTTGCTAGGATGCCTCTTGGTTTACTCCCTGCATCACTTCTTCACCACGGTTTGTATTAAGGGGCTTTTCCAGAGTGGGATGGGGGACCCTAGAATAGTTTTTGACCCACAGCTATAGAGGCTCAGCTCAGGGtaggaggggtgggggttggtcTCCTTAGACTCCTAGAAGTAGGGTCCAAcccaaatctgtttttttcaGAGTTGTAAGATACTGGATAGCAGAAACGTAATTTGGAACTTGGGATTAATCATCTATTTGAGTTAGGGCACTAGTTTCTCTGTGCTTCTGCCCACCCCCATGTCCTTTCTTGCAGCTGGGTGGGGTTACTTTGCTGGGTGGGGTTACTTTGCTGAGCTCTGGCCTTCTGGTTAATGCAGTATTCATGGTCCTGACACCTGAGCCCTCTGCCCTAGGGATGAGAACTGCTGCAGGATCTGGTTCTGGGGAAGGGGGTAGGGTAGGGAGGATGGCAGTACTGTTTTGCTTGGGGGGCCCGATCCCCTCTGCTGGGGTCATATCACTCACTTCTGGGCTTCTAGCATCATTCTGGTCACATGGTATTTCTTGGGGGTCTTGTGTGGAGTCTGGCACTTGAAGGAGGGGGCTGACCTGGGGAAGTCCTTGGGAGTGGTGGGTGGGCGGAGCCTTTGGCTCTGGGCTGGAGCGCTAGAGGGACCTGTCTCTGGGGACCTCCACCAGCTGCTGCCTTTGGTCTCCTGTGGTTCAACCTAGGAGATGGGGATTTCTGGGATTTCCAGGGTGTTTGAAGAGGGGAGGTCTGCAAGGGTTGGGCATAAATCGGACAAGGAACCGATGGGAAATAGGAGTTCTGAGCTCCTGGAGTAGAAACAAGGTGATTCATGGGAGGGaaaggggatggggtgggaatgggattgggggggggggcagctgacTGTAGCCCCATTCCTGGTACTTCTTCTGCTCTCATTGCTGTCCCTTCTGCTGTCTGTCTTTCTGCCATTATCCTTTCTTTCCTGACTACTTCTCCTCTGGCTCCTGTTGCCTGTCCAGACCACAACTCGGCGGCccaaggtgagaaaaaaaaaaaaaaggcctttgtACAAGCCACTGCTGTGTGTAGACACACATTTCAGGCATGTGCATGCGTGTGGGCATGTGTATGAGTAAGTTAAAGTTGGTCACAGTGCATCCTGGGTTCTCTTTTTCAGAGGAGTGAGGGGACTGAGGGTAGTGACAGGCCTGGGAAAATGACTTCTGGCCCTTAGGAGGTTGTCTGGGCCAGTAGCCTGAGTGCAGAAGAGAAATGAGAGTGGTTATGGTTAATCAGGGCTGGCTTTCTTGAAGAAGGGCATTTTGACTAGTTTTTTGATGTGAGAGTGGGGGTGGAAGTTGGAAGAAAGGTGAAGAAGAACTTGGCAGTGTCAATGTCAGGGCATACGGACTTGGGGGTATCTGTGGGTAGCATGTGATATCTGAGTGTCAGCCCATGAGGAGAGCTTCAGGGCTTGGTACTACTCCAAGCTCTGGGGCTTCAGGAGCTCCTGTGCTCCAGCCCCATGGGGGCCTGGGTAAATGTTGCCTGGTTAGAGACCCTTTGTCTTGGGGGAGGGAGATGACAGAAGGTTGGTTGTGCTGACCATGTTTCAAGGAGGAGCCTAGGAATACAACTTTTACTCTATCTCCTTGACCTGAAGGGTCCCTTAAAGCAGACCAAGGGAGGGAGAATCAGTTCAACTCCCAAGGAGTGCGATACAGCGCTTGGCACCCACACTTGTAGCCCAGCCTTCCCTGGGAACATGAAAGTTAGAGAACAAACTCCAGTTTGTTCTTTTGCTTTGGGAATGACACTGAGGCACTTTTTCCTCCTGGGGGAGGAGGGTACAGGCCCAGAACAATGATAGGACTGGGAATATCAAGAAATTGCTAGAATGATCACAACTGGGTCACCAAGAGGAGGTCTGGGGAGTAAGAGATTCTGCTCTGGGGGGATAGTGCCAGAGCTGGGAGGAATGTGGGGTCAATGCCAAGGGAGAAGCATTATAATCTTATGTCTCCTTCTatcacttcctccctctcttctctacccgcctcctgcctcccctctcctttgTCACTATCTGTGATtgtgtcattttctctctcccctttactCTGCTTTTTTGTTCTCACTGTACTTTGATAACTTTCTCACTgcccttttccttctctgtctccttcccttggCCTATTCTCATATTCTTTCTCAACATCCCTATTCTTTTTCTGGCCTGCTTATCCTCGGAATAGCCCACCCGCCCAGCCagtactggggtgcctggggccAGTAGCTCCTTGGGCCCCTCTGGCTCAGCATCAGCAGGTGAGCTGAGCAGCAGTGAGCCCAGCACCCCGGCTCAGACTCCACTGGCAGCACCTATCATCCCCACACCAGCTCTCACCTCTCCTGGAGCAGCACCCCCACTGCCTTCTCCCTCCAAGGTAAGGACTAGGGTTGGAGTGAAGGAGATCCAAGAGGGGTGGCAGAGGGTAGGTGGCAGAGCTGTGACCCCAGGCAGGATCTTAAAAATTTTCCAGGGTTGGAGGAGACTCAGAACTTGGATCCAAAGGGTGGGGAATAGCATATGGTTCTGCCTTTTACTGAGCTACCCTTTTCTGCCCTTCTACCACATTTTCCCCTTATGTACTGGTCCTTTCTCAGATGTTTGTATGCCTCTTGCTTTTGACCCTGGGGCTGGAATGATGTTTGCATACATTCCTGTCCGTGCACTCAGGCTCAGccttggtggggaggaggggggaggctgtGTACCTATCCAGGGGTCTGTCCtttgcaggaggaggaggggctgagagcCCAGGTGCGGGACCTAGAGGAGAAACTGGAGACCCTGCGCTTGAAACGGGCAGAAGACAAGGCGAAGCTAAAAGAGCTGGAGAAACATAAGATCCAGCTGGAGCAGGTGCAGGAATGGAAGAGCAAAATGCAAGAACAGCAGGCGGACCTGCAGCGGCGCCTCAAAGAGGCGCGGAAGGTGGGActtggggtggagaggggagctTGGGACCCAAGTCAGCACACCAGACACCAGAGGCTGGGGCTTGGGACATTCTGTGAGAAGGAGTGTATGAGGCACCTCTCtgcttgcactcccaccaaccTCCACCCCTCTTCAGGAAGCCAAGGAGGCACTAGAGGCAAAAGAACGCTACATGGAGGAGATGGCTGACACTGCTGATGCCATCGAGATGGCCACTCTGGACAAGGAGATGGCTGAAGAGCGGGCTGAGTCCCTGCAGCAGGAGGTGGAGGCGTTGAAGGAACGTGTGGATGAGCTCACCACTGACTTAGAGATCCTCAAGGCTGAGATTGAGGAGAAGGGTAAGGGGCCAGGAGCTGCTGGGGGCCACATGGTGGGATTGGAACCATGTCTGAGTGTTTATGGTCTTCCCCAGGCTCAGACGGGGCAGCATCCAGTTACCAGCTCAAGCAGCTTGAGGAACAGAATGCTCGCCTGAAGGATGCCCTGGTGAGGTAGGGTCCCCTCCCTGCTTGGCTCTGAGGCTCACTCTCCTGTGTCTAGATGTATTAAAGCACCCATCGCCAGTGACTTGGacacttcctctcttctcccccaggATGCGGGATCTATCTTCCTCAGAGAAGCAGGAGCATGTGAAACTCCAGAAACTTATGGAAAAGAAGAACCAAGAGCTGGAGGTTGTGAGGCAGCAGCGGGAGCGTCTGCAGGAGGAGCTGAGCCAGGCAGAGAGCACCATCGATGAGCTCAAGGAGCAGGTCTGGGGAGTGTAGCCCTGGCTCAGAGGACCTCTCTTCCAAGGTTGATGTCTTCTCTTTCTAGGTACCTTTGAGTAgcccttcttcttccctccctgtaACACAGGTGGATGCTGCTCTGGGTGCTGAGGAGATGGTAGAGATGCTAACAGACCGGAACCTGAATCTAGAAGAGAAAGTGCGAGAGTTGAGAGAGACCGTGGGGGACTTGGTAAGAGAATAGACCCCTGACTTCCCACCCTGATGGAGGGTATTTGGAAGCCACTTGCTGAAAGAGGGACCGACATGAACCCTAACCCTTGAGCAGGGTGTGTGATGAATGGCCCCACCTGACCTGCTACCTTGACTGCCTTTCCTTTGCCCCTACTGCCTTGTGGCCTCCCAGGAAGCGATGAATGAGATGAATGATGAGCTGCAGGAGAATGCACGCGAGACAGAACTGGAGCTGCGGGAGCAGCTGGACATGGCAGGCGCACGGGTCCGGGAGGCCCAGAAGCGTGTGGAGGCGGCCCAGGAGACAGTCGCAGATTATCAGCAAACTATTAAGAAGTACCGCCAGCTGACCGCCCACCTTCAGGTACCATTGTGCCCCCTGCTGTCCAGTCATGATAACTGAGGGCTCCCTCATGACCCAGCTGTGCCTCATTGTTTGTCTTTGCTCACAGGATGTGAATCGGGAACTGACAAACCAGCAAGAAGCGTCTGTGGAGAGGCAGCAGCAGCCACCCCCAGAGACTTTTGACTTCAAAATCAAGTTTGCTGAGACTAAAGCTCATGCCAAGGTCAGAAAAGTGGATAGGCCAGAGAGTGGGGAGTGTTGGGGCACCCAGCCTGGGTGTGGCTGTAGGCTGATCTGGCATGGGGTTCTGGACTTCAGGTTGCTGGAGGAGGGGATGCTTTGCATGGTGGTCTGGAAGACTCCTGGCCTAGGCTTATCCCAGAAGCAAGGGACCTGGTAGAACAAGGCATGATAGTTCTGAGGTGCTCTCCCGCCTGGCTGAGAGCCCACCTACGTGTCCATCTCACAGGCAATTGAGATGGAATTGAGGCAGATGGAGGTGGCCCAGGCCAACCGGCACATGTCCCTGCTGACAGCCTTCATGCCCGATAGCTTCCTTCGGCCAGGTGGGGACCATGACTGCGTTCTGGTGCTGCTGCTCATGCCTCGTCTTATTTGCAAGGTATGGCCATCAATCTAATCACATGTTCAACAGGAATCTGTTGAACTTGCTGTGTACCAGGCCTGGAGGATGCTGCGTGAGAACAGTCAGCATCCTTGCTCGCAAAGTTTATGATGCAGTGGAGGAATATAGTCAACAGAGTTGGAGATGGATGTGTATTACAGATGGTGGGTTGTGAAGGGGAGGTGGCTTCTCAGAGACAGCACTATGGAGGTTCTGATTTAGATGGAAGAGTAGCACTGAAGGAATAACATTTGAACTGAGACCTAGAAGATGATTAGGAGCTAGTGGGGGATAACTGGCAGGATAGAATTCAGGTAAAAGAGTAGGAGGAGCAGTAGCTTTAAGGCAGGAAAGAGCTTGCTCCACTGGTTTACTACCCTTTTATCTCCACATCCTAAATCCTCACAACTGCCAGTAATCACATCATTATCCTTTCCCTAGGTGATACTCTGTGCCCATCTAAGCTGTTGCTGCTTTCCTCCTCCATGTGTGTCCATGtgccactcccccctccccactgccactgccacGTAGTTGCTCAGTTTTGTGCTCTGTGTTCCCGAGTCTGTGTTCTCCATCCTCTGCTCTGAGCCCCAGAGGGGTGCTGGTGCTTCTTCCCACAGGCAGAGCTGATCCGGAAGCAGGCCCAGGAGAAGTTTGAACTAAGTGAAAACTGTTCAGAGCGGCCCGGGCTCCGAGGAGCTGCAGGGGAGCAGCTCAGCTTTGCTGCTGGGCTGGTGTACTCACTGAGTCTGTTGCAGGCCACACTCCACCGCTATGAGCAGTAAGTGATCCCTTGGCCCCATGCTCTAGGGCCACAGGGCCAAGAGTGGACAGATTGAGATTGCCTGGCAGGCCTTGGCCTCAGAGGACCCTTCTCTGGTCTCTAGTGCCCTGTCTCAGTGCAACGTGGACGTGTATAAGAAGGTCGGCAGCCTCTACCCTGAGATGAGTGCCCATGAGCGCTCCTTGGATTTCCTCATTGAGCTGCTACATAAGGATCAGCTGGACGAGACTGTCAATGTAGAGCCTCTCACCAAGGCCATCAAGTACTACCAGGTCTGGGACGAGAATTCAGGCTTGCAGCAGGGAGGGAAGGTTTCTCCTGCTGGGGCTGTTGCCAGAGTGGCCGAGGTTATATGTCCTAGGTTGGCTGCTTAAGGTGTGGCTCGCTCCTAAAGGAACTTGCATGAGGATGCAGCTCCTTGGGGTCTCAGATTCTCCTTAAACTTCTGGAATCCTATGATGACTGGGGCTTAAAATGCAGTTTGGGAAGAATCCTCCATCTTTCCAAGGCCTAAAGGCTGTCTCTTTGTCATTTCTCCTCAGCATCTGTATAGTATCCATCTTGCCGAACAGCCCGAAGACAGTACCATGCAGCTGGCTGACCACATTAAGGTGAGCTGTCTGGGCCAGTGGTTGAGCCTCCTGGAGAGATCAGAAATGGAGGACATCAGATCAAGAGATCTGGCCCTCATGGGGTCACATAAGACTGGAACGGGGTCAGACCAAGGAAGCCAGTCGGCAGAAGGTGGGGACTTATTAGAAATGGTGATGGGGCAGAAGGGCTCCCGCTGGGGGCTCAAAACTACGCGCATTTGTGCTTACAGTTTACTCAGAGTGCCCTGGACTGCATGAGCGTGGAGGTGGGGCGGCTGCGTGCCTTCTTGCAGGTGAGAGCACAGCCAGATCTCTTTTACCTCCTTTTCCGCATTAGTCCCCAGCTCCTCATTTCTGGCCCCAATGCTGTATTGTTCCCTGTTTCCTGTTACATGAGTAGGGTGGCCAGGAGGCTTCAGATATTGCCCTCCTGCTCCGGGACTTGGAAACATCGTGCAGTGACATCCGCCAGTTCTGCAAGAAGATCCGAAGGCGAATGCCAGGGACAGATGCTCCTGGAATCCCAGCTGCACTAGCCTTTGGACCACAGGTTTAGGGCagcaaagggggaaggagaggaagctgAGTAGAACCAGGAGGGGCCTAGAGTGTTGAGATCTGGATCTGGTCAGGGAACAAGAATAGTTTTAAGGTAACTGGGAGCTGTAGCCTTGGACGCAGGGTGGGCTCCTGACTCTGGGCTGTCGCATAGGTGTCGGACACACTCCTCGACTGCAGGAAACACCTGACGTGGGTGGTGGCCGTGCTGCAGGAGGTGGCAGCTGCTGCTGCCCAGCTCATTGCCCCGCTGGCAGAGAATGAGGGACTGCCTGTGGCTGCCCTAGAGGAGTTGGCTTTCAAAGCAAGCGAGCAGGTGGGCCTGGACGGCTGGGCAGAGGTGGCAGTGGAGTTACGTGGCCAATGTGGGATTTTCACTGCTGCCCTTGTTCCTGCAGATCTATGGGACCCCCTCCAGCAGCCCCTATGAGTGTCTGCGCCAGTCAAGCAACATCCTCATTAGTACCATGAACAAATTGGCCACAGCCATGCAGGAGGGAGAGTATGATGCAGAGCGGCCCCCCAGCAAGGTAGGTAGGGAGGTCTTTGGAGGGGCTTGGGGATCCCAGAAGAGCAGGACTTACAGAGCTGTTGCTGGGaagggctgggaggtgggagaagggaaTCTGGAGAGCACCATCCTGCTTGGAAGGCAAGGCTTTCCCTATGCCTAGCTTTCTCTGGAAGGAACACATTGGTgacctcctctccccacccctgctttctaCTCCCACCTGACCCCCTAGCCTCCCCCAGTTGAGCTGAGGGCTGCAGCCCTTCGTGCAGAGATCACCGATGCTGAAGGCCTGGGCTTGAAGCTTGAAGATCGAGAGACAGTTATCAAAGAATTGAAGAAGTCACTGAAAATCAAGGTGAGGCTGTAGGGTAGGCTCaggatctggggtggggggaataggCAGTACTGCTGACGTACAGGACAGCGTCGAGTGTTGGGGATCTCCTGGGACTGAGACTGGTCGGGGGTTGAGGAGAAATGTGGCACCTGTGATCAGTGAGGGGAGCACTCATGGGCCTGTGGGAGCTTTCTAGCATCTGAGCTGTCCTGTGTCCCTGGGGCCCTTGAGAGGATATGAGGGAACTAGACACTCTCTGTCCTTGTCCAGGGGGAGGAGCTGAGTGAGGCCAATGTGCGACTAAGCCTCCTGGAGAAAAAGCTGGACAGTGCTGCCAAGGATGCAGA
This genomic stretch from Canis lupus dingo isolate Sandy chromosome 17, ASM325472v2, whole genome shotgun sequence harbors:
- the DCTN1 gene encoding dynactin subunit 1 isoform X11, with the translated sequence MSSETSARPLRVGSRVEVIGKGHRGTVAYVGATLFATGKWVGVILDEAKGKNDGTVQGRKYFTCDEGHGIFVRQSQIQVFEDGADTTSPETPDSSASKVLKREGTDSTAKTSKLPTRPASTGVPGASSSLGPSGSASAGELSSSEPSTPAQTPLAAPIIPTPALTSPGAAPPLPSPSKEEEGLRAQVRDLEEKLETLRLKRAEDKAKLKELEKHKIQLEQVQEWKSKMQEQQADLQRRLKEARKEAKEALEAKERYMEEMADTADAIEMATLDKEMAEERAESLQQEVEALKERVDELTTDLEILKAEIEEKGSDGAASSYQLKQLEEQNARLKDALVRMRDLSSSEKQEHVKLQKLMEKKNQELEVVRQQRERLQEELSQAESTIDELKEQVDAALGAEEMVEMLTDRNLNLEEKVRELRETVGDLEAMNEMNDELQENARETELELREQLDMAGARVREAQKRVEAAQETVADYQQTIKKYRQLTAHLQDVNRELTNQQEASVERQQQPPPETFDFKIKFAETKAHAKAIEMELRQMEVAQANRHMSLLTAFMPDSFLRPGGDHDCVLVLLLMPRLICKAELIRKQAQEKFELSENCSERPGLRGAAGEQLSFAAGLVYSLSLLQATLHRYEHALSQCNVDVYKKVGSLYPEMSAHERSLDFLIELLHKDQLDETVNVEPLTKAIKYYQHLYSIHLAEQPEDSTMQLADHIKFTQSALDCMSVEVGRLRAFLQGGQEASDIALLLRDLETSCSDIRQFCKKIRRRMPGTDAPGIPAALAFGPQVSDTLLDCRKHLTWVVAVLQEVAAAAAQLIAPLAENEGLPVAALEELAFKASEQIYGTPSSSPYECLRQSSNILISTMNKLATAMQEGEYDAERPPSKPPPVELRAAALRAEITDAEGLGLKLEDRETVIKELKKSLKIKGEELSEANVRLSLLEKKLDSAAKDADERIEKVQTRLEETQALLRKKEKEFEETMDALQADIDQLEAEKAELKQRLNSQSKRTIEGLRGPPPSGIATLVSGIAGEEQQRGGAPGQAPGSVPGPGLVKDSPLLLQQISAMRLHISQLQHENSILKGAQMKASLAALPPLHVAKLSPSPHEGPDSELAAGALYRKTSQLLETLNQLSTHTHVVDITRTSPAAKSPSAQLLEQVAQLKSLSDTIEKLKDEVLKETVSQRPGATVPTDFATFPSSAFLRAKEEQQDDTVYMGKVTFSCAAGLGQRHRLVLTQEQLHQLHGRLIS